A genomic stretch from Telopea speciosissima isolate NSW1024214 ecotype Mountain lineage chromosome 7, Tspe_v1, whole genome shotgun sequence includes:
- the LOC122669874 gene encoding uncharacterized protein LOC122669874, with protein MASSLLCPSLIVPLNSKRRNHVGINAISMNIPSTKSYPQIARCQKKDRCLQAKATMSIAGEVLVRESNDAVDSDGIGIVSIHHVGLLCENLERSLEFYQNLLGLKINEARPHDKLPYRGAWLWVGSEMIHLMELPNPDPLTGRPEHGGRDRHTCIAIRDVSKLKVIFDRAGIPYTLSRSGRPAIFARDPDANALEFTQVED; from the exons ATGGCTTCGTCTCTTCTCTGTCCATCTCTGATAGTCCCTCTTAATTCAAAAAGG AGAAACCATGTTGGCATCAATGCCATATCTATGAACATTCCATCGACTAAAAGTTACCCGCAAATTGCGAGATGTCAGAAAAAGGATAGATGTTTACAGGCAAAAGCCACTATGTCCATTGCAGGAGAAGTACTTGTGAGAGAATCTAATGATGCTGTTGACAGTGATG GAATTGGAATTGTTAGCATCCACCATGTTGGACTGCTGTGTGAAAACCTTGAAAGGTCCCTAGAGTTCTATCAAAATCTTTTGG GTCTCAAGATAAATGAAGCAAGGCCTCATGATAAGCTTCCATATAGAGGTGCATGGCTCTGGGTGGGTTCTGAAATGATTCATTTGATGGAGCTTCCAAATCCTGACCCTTTAACTGGGCGTCCTGAGCATGGTGGTCGCGATCGTCATACTTGTATTGCAATTAGAGATGTGTCCAAGCTAAAAGTCATTTTCGATAGAGCTG GTATACCATACACTCTCAGCCGGTCTGGGAGGCCAGCAATATTTGCACGAGACCCAGATGCGAATGCCTTAGAATTCACTCAGGTTGAAGATTAA